The Sediminispirochaeta smaragdinae DSM 11293 genome has a segment encoding these proteins:
- a CDS encoding ATP-binding protein: protein MDIQELLFQYNPWWVGTFSTEGFINRTSYFEKLKKQIDSKPIIFLTGLRRVGKTTLMKILIDYMIKSGIDENHIFYVSLDDYSLSKMLLSEILIEYRKIHKLSFDEKIYVFFDEITYKDDYHQQLKNIYDNQNVKLFVTSSSSSLLKDKKAFLTGRALTYEVKPLDFNEYLKFKGIEIKGSETYLFDSYFRDYMKEGGMPENVLKPSREYLMNLIDDIIQKDITAFNGLRNHQIVREYYTLLMERSGKQLSINKIANILKLSVDTARRYLGYFENTFLVHLLPRYGKTNERLLSAKKLYACDLGIKHLFIGDRDLGSYFENYIYLKMKNNKELFYVYENGYEIDFITDDKILIESKYNSEIKGKQKILFDEFDAKEKYVIDSVKKLKILEDFEK from the coding sequence ATGGATATTCAAGAACTATTATTTCAATATAACCCATGGTGGGTTGGCACCTTCAGTACCGAAGGTTTTATTAATAGAACAAGCTACTTTGAGAAGCTGAAGAAACAAATAGATTCAAAACCAATAATATTTTTAACAGGATTGAGACGTGTCGGAAAAACAACGCTAATGAAAATTCTGATTGATTATATGATTAAAAGTGGTATTGATGAAAATCACATATTCTATGTTAGCTTAGATGATTATTCATTGAGCAAAATGTTATTATCTGAGATTTTGATAGAATATAGAAAAATCCATAAATTATCATTCGATGAGAAAATCTATGTATTTTTTGATGAAATAACATATAAAGATGATTATCATCAGCAGCTGAAGAATATTTATGATAATCAGAATGTAAAACTATTTGTTACATCTTCATCAAGTTCATTGCTAAAAGATAAAAAAGCATTCTTAACTGGAAGAGCTTTAACATATGAAGTAAAACCTTTGGATTTTAATGAGTATTTGAAATTTAAAGGAATTGAGATAAAAGGAAGTGAAACGTATCTATTCGACTCATATTTTAGGGATTACATGAAAGAGGGTGGAATGCCTGAAAATGTATTGAAACCAAGCCGAGAATATTTAATGAATTTAATAGATGATATTATCCAAAAAGATATAACTGCGTTTAATGGACTGCGAAATCATCAAATAGTAAGAGAATACTATACGTTATTAATGGAAAGAAGCGGAAAACAGCTTAGCATAAACAAAATAGCAAATATCTTAAAACTGTCTGTCGATACAGCAAGAAGATATTTGGGATATTTTGAAAATACTTTTTTAGTTCATCTATTACCACGTTATGGTAAAACTAATGAAAGATTGTTATCCGCAAAGAAATTGTACGCTTGTGATCTTGGAATAAAACATTTATTCATAGGTGACAGAGATTTAGGAAGCTATTTTGAAAATTATATCTATTTGAAAATGAAGAATAATAAAGAATTATTCTATGTATATGAAAATGGGTATGAAATAGATTTCATAACAGATGACAAGATATTAATAGAATCAAAATACAATTCAGAAATCAAAGGGAAACAAAAGATCTTATTTGATGAATTTGATGCGAAAGAGAAATATGTTATAGATTCTGTTAAAAAATTGAAGATATTAGAAGACTTTGAGAAATAA
- a CDS encoding IS256 family transposase, with translation MNSKIIEINEEEVKAHLGEFVRETVEETLNAMLEAEAEQLVNAQKHERNTDRKGYRAGHYNRKLLTKAGEVTIQMPKLKKVTFETAIIERYKRREISVEEAMVEMYLAGVSVRRVEDITEALWGAVVSPGTISNLNKKIYEEIEKWRNLPLESHYAYVYLDGIWMKRSWAGEVRNVSVLVAIGVNQDGFREIIGVAEGTKEDKDSWQRFLRYLKERGLATVDMFISDKSLGLVESMPEFYPQARWQRCVVHFYRNVFSFVPHGKVKEVATMLKAIHAQENKEEAIRKKDLIAQKLMDIKLYKAAALVREGSFETFSYYHFPVEHWKRIRTNNGLERIMREIRRRTRVIGSFPDGESALMLVSARLRHISGSTWNERKYLNMDLLIDYDREDQVS, from the coding sequence ATGAACAGTAAGATTATCGAGATAAATGAGGAAGAAGTTAAAGCCCATTTGGGGGAATTTGTACGGGAAACTGTCGAAGAGACGTTGAATGCCATGCTGGAAGCTGAAGCCGAGCAATTAGTCAATGCCCAGAAGCATGAGAGAAACACAGATCGGAAGGGGTATCGAGCCGGCCATTATAACCGAAAGCTGTTGACCAAGGCTGGTGAAGTAACCATTCAGATGCCAAAGTTGAAGAAGGTAACCTTCGAAACGGCGATCATTGAACGGTACAAACGCCGGGAGATTTCCGTAGAGGAAGCGATGGTGGAAATGTACTTGGCAGGAGTGTCGGTGCGGAGAGTCGAAGACATCACAGAAGCCCTGTGGGGAGCGGTAGTGTCACCGGGAACGATCAGTAATCTCAACAAGAAAATCTACGAAGAAATCGAGAAGTGGCGGAACCTGCCGCTTGAGAGCCATTACGCCTATGTGTATCTGGACGGGATCTGGATGAAGCGATCCTGGGCCGGTGAAGTGAGAAATGTGTCGGTTCTGGTTGCCATTGGTGTCAATCAGGATGGATTTCGGGAGATTATCGGGGTTGCAGAGGGCACTAAGGAAGATAAGGACAGCTGGCAACGCTTCTTGAGGTATCTCAAAGAACGCGGCCTTGCGACTGTCGATATGTTCATCTCCGACAAATCTTTGGGGTTAGTCGAATCGATGCCGGAGTTTTATCCCCAGGCACGCTGGCAACGCTGTGTCGTCCACTTCTACCGGAACGTATTCAGTTTTGTTCCCCACGGCAAAGTGAAAGAGGTTGCCACAATGCTGAAGGCAATCCACGCCCAGGAGAACAAGGAAGAGGCGATCAGGAAAAAGGATCTCATTGCTCAGAAGCTCATGGATATAAAACTTTATAAAGCGGCTGCCCTTGTGCGGGAAGGATCCTTCGAAACCTTTTCGTACTATCACTTCCCGGTGGAGCACTGGAAAAGAATCAGGACCAACAATGGACTTGAAAGAATCATGCGAGAAATCAGAAGGAGGACACGAGTAATCGGTTCATTCCCTGATGGAGAATCTGCCCTGATGCTGGTCTCGGCCCGGCTGCGTCATATCTCAGGTTCTACATGGAATGAACGGAAGTATCTGAATATGGACCTGCTGATTGATTACGATCGGGAGGATCAGGTCTCATAA